The following proteins are encoded in a genomic region of uncultured Ilyobacter sp.:
- a CDS encoding HD domain-containing protein codes for MERNIISQEELKDFEKKIQKQISRFRTTNFKNPLIIMNTGGTTSDQKIKTFINKFLNTLSQYQSFDTSYHLILATEKIENMEIFSATSRVEFKKYINSIKPQNTDYSLLNPIHFISTLNFKPDVVFIFNMSRNKDCLNDTKELRDDFLYISKKLVWILPEDYADEFTNLDPHIISQRKHIEISTESQWNKVDIFQRALTLATKAHKNQCRKGTTTPYIVHPVMVSMLLREEGCPEHLILSALLHDTIEDSHITYEDINTKFGKKVAKIVLHLSDKDKNLPWETRKRGEIDFLKKDATSEEIIVACADKFHNISCISADYKQAGNHVWKRFNAPKEKQRWYYYELLKIFENNSDTLESLSLYEKFKNKVYEVFPE; via the coding sequence TTGGAAAGAAATATAATTTCCCAAGAGGAACTAAAAGACTTTGAAAAAAAGATACAAAAACAGATATCTAGATTCAGAACTACCAACTTTAAAAATCCTTTGATAATTATGAATACAGGTGGAACAACCTCCGATCAAAAGATAAAAACTTTTATAAACAAATTTTTAAATACCTTATCTCAGTATCAGTCCTTTGACACAAGCTATCACCTTATTTTAGCAACGGAAAAAATCGAAAATATGGAAATCTTTTCAGCCACTTCCAGAGTTGAATTCAAAAAATACATAAACTCTATCAAACCTCAAAATACAGACTACAGCCTTTTAAATCCCATTCATTTTATAAGCACCTTAAACTTCAAACCTGATGTTGTTTTTATATTTAATATGTCTAGAAACAAGGACTGCCTCAATGACACCAAAGAACTACGAGATGATTTTTTATATATTTCCAAAAAATTAGTCTGGATACTTCCTGAAGACTATGCCGATGAATTCACAAACCTTGATCCACATATTATTAGTCAGAGAAAACATATCGAGATAAGTACCGAGTCACAGTGGAATAAGGTGGATATTTTCCAAAGAGCACTGACACTGGCTACAAAGGCACATAAAAATCAGTGCCGAAAAGGGACAACGACCCCCTATATTGTCCACCCTGTTATGGTCTCTATGCTTTTAAGGGAAGAGGGATGCCCAGAACATCTTATCCTCTCTGCCCTTCTCCATGATACTATAGAGGACTCTCACATCACCTATGAAGATATCAATACAAAATTTGGTAAAAAAGTGGCAAAAATAGTCCTTCATCTTTCTGATAAAGATAAGAATCTTCCATGGGAGACAAGAAAACGGGGAGAGATTGACTTTTTAAAAAAGGATGCCACTTCAGAAGAAATAATAGTTGCCTGTGCAGATAAGTTTCACAATATCTCTTGTATCAGTGCCGACTACAAACAGGCAGGAAACCATGTTTGGAAAAGATTTAACGCCCCAAAAGAAAAACAGAGATGGTATTATTATGAACTGCTAAAGATTTTTGAGAATAATTCAGATACATTGGAATCACTTTCACTGTATGAAAAATTCAAAAACAAAGTCTATGAAGTTTTCCCGGAGTAA
- the proC gene encoding pyrroline-5-carboxylate reductase: protein MNKKIGFIGCGNMGEAILGGIISSGVLEGKNIWVSELSSDRLKELSDKYGVNTTTDGKKVVKNTDIFIIAVKPNIYPVVLESIKELIDSTKTVVTIAAGVTIASVENIIGSDKKIIRTMPNTPALVGEGMTSISPNGVVKEDEVEEVKGIFKSFGKAEILSEYLIDSVIGVSGSAPAYVFMFIEALADGAVLEGMPRDKAYQFAAQTVLGSAKMVLETGKHPGVLKDAVCSPGGTTIEAVKVLEEEGFRKAVIKAVEACAEKSKKMSK from the coding sequence TTGAATAAAAAAATAGGATTCATAGGCTGCGGAAATATGGGCGAGGCTATCTTGGGGGGAATCATCTCTTCAGGTGTTTTAGAAGGAAAAAATATCTGGGTATCTGAGCTTAGCAGCGACAGATTAAAAGAACTTTCTGATAAATATGGAGTAAACACTACCACCGACGGGAAAAAGGTGGTGAAAAACACAGATATCTTCATAATTGCAGTAAAGCCAAATATATACCCTGTGGTTCTAGAAAGTATAAAAGAGCTGATAGACAGCACAAAAACAGTTGTGACAATAGCTGCAGGAGTGACTATCGCCTCAGTGGAAAATATTATCGGGTCTGACAAGAAAATCATCAGAACTATGCCAAACACCCCGGCTCTTGTGGGAGAGGGGATGACCTCTATATCTCCTAACGGTGTTGTAAAAGAAGATGAAGTTGAAGAGGTAAAAGGAATATTCAAAAGTTTCGGAAAAGCCGAGATTTTATCAGAATATCTTATTGACAGCGTGATAGGTGTCAGCGGTTCTGCTCCTGCCTATGTATTTATGTTTATCGAAGCCTTAGCCGATGGTGCAGTTTTAGAGGGAATGCCAAGGGACAAGGCATATCAGTTTGCAGCACAAACAGTCCTTGGATCGGCAAAGATGGTATTAGAGACAGGAAAACACCCTGGTGTCTTAAAAGATGCAGTTTGCTCTCCTGGAGGGACAACTATAGAGGCTGTAAAAGTTTTAGAAGAAGAAGGGTTCAGAAAAGCCGTTATAAAAGCTGTAGAAGCCTGTGCAGAAAAATCAAAAAAAATGAGTAAATAA
- a CDS encoding chromate transporter, with protein MIIWEIFWSFFKIGAFTFGGGYAMIPLIEKEIITNKKWIDEDELLEIISIAQMTPGVIAINTATFVGRKSGGVKGALVASTAVVLPSLFVISIIVTFFSKSFDTALVQKFLTGVRAGLLALMANSLLRLFRSGANNIVGIILLSITLTALIFSILSPINLIVLGSVTGLILYRFFPKFTMRYLGGNKK; from the coding sequence ATGATTATATGGGAAATTTTCTGGTCATTTTTTAAAATAGGGGCCTTTACTTTTGGAGGAGGATACGCCATGATTCCCCTTATTGAAAAAGAGATCATTACAAATAAAAAGTGGATTGATGAAGACGAACTTTTGGAAATAATATCCATAGCACAGATGACCCCTGGGGTCATAGCTATAAACACCGCTACATTTGTCGGAAGAAAATCAGGTGGTGTAAAAGGTGCCCTGGTGGCCTCAACTGCAGTGGTCTTGCCATCGTTATTCGTCATATCCATAATAGTAACTTTTTTCTCCAAGAGTTTTGACACTGCCTTGGTGCAAAAATTCCTAACAGGGGTAAGGGCAGGTCTATTAGCTCTAATGGCAAACTCGCTGCTCAGACTTTTTCGTTCTGGGGCAAATAACATAGTGGGAATAATCCTTCTCTCTATAACACTGACCGCTCTTATATTTTCTATTTTATCTCCTATTAACTTGATTGTTTTGGGGTCTGTAACAGGTCTAATACTTTACAGGTTTTTTCCAAAGTTTACCATGAGATACCTAGGAGGGAATAAAAAATGA
- a CDS encoding metallophosphoesterase family protein translates to MDKIAVISDIHGNIPALEAVLKDIKDRKISRIFCLGDLAGKGPGSCEAVDIIRKKCEIVVKGNWEYFISEQEDNEFEEVLWHRSILGKARLEYLRNLPLYHEFYMSGKLIRICHASPKDVLKRVHASATYEEKAELFAAPEDSEVDSDVIIYGDIHGAYSQCFDQKMIFNVGSVGNPLEMTQASYGIIEGTYKSLEEGIFSLSIVRVPYDIELAVQFAIDEKIPDLEHYVNELRTGVYRGKKK, encoded by the coding sequence ATGGATAAAATAGCTGTCATATCAGATATTCACGGAAATATTCCTGCTCTAGAAGCTGTTTTAAAAGATATAAAAGATAGAAAAATATCTAGGATATTTTGTCTTGGGGATCTTGCTGGAAAGGGTCCTGGTTCTTGTGAAGCAGTTGACATTATAAGGAAAAAATGTGAAATAGTGGTCAAGGGGAACTGGGAATATTTTATATCAGAACAGGAAGACAATGAGTTTGAAGAGGTACTGTGGCACAGAAGTATACTAGGAAAAGCAAGGTTAGAATATTTAAGGAACCTTCCTCTATACCACGAGTTTTACATGAGCGGAAAATTAATCAGAATATGCCACGCCTCACCTAAGGATGTCTTAAAGAGGGTCCACGCCTCAGCGACTTACGAAGAGAAGGCCGAACTTTTTGCAGCTCCTGAAGACTCTGAAGTTGACTCAGATGTGATAATTTACGGGGATATTCACGGAGCTTATTCTCAGTGCTTTGACCAAAAAATGATATTTAACGTTGGAAGTGTAGGAAATCCCCTTGAGATGACCCAGGCTTCATACGGAATCATAGAGGGAACTTACAAAAGTCTTGAGGAGGGAATTTTTTCCCTGTCTATTGTGAGGGTACCCTATGATATAGAGTTAGCTGTCCAGTTCGCCATAGATGAAAAAATACCTGACTTAGAGCATTATGTCAATGAACTGAGAACAGGGGTGTATAGAGGAAAGAAAAAATAA
- a CDS encoding TolC family protein — protein sequence MKKKILGMMLIMSCSSFGMEVSLEKAVDMAFKNNRDLKNSKIETVQQDLLYKETAKGALPTVSIEGGYTDDRDDSYDDGYFENGIILTQPIYSGGEIYYGIEGAKKSKELYNINYEKEKWDTRLEVVKQYITILQLQKTLEVYETSKVEKEEEIKRQQEFYNLGLIDKSEILKVESSLYESKSDIIETKNEIQKEKITLKKLMGISLEEDILLKDIEVEKIDPEKIEFENDLKNAVKESLESKKLKLNAEITKLEEKATKSEFLPEVDLEYAYESSDMASFSDSADVKDWNWSIGVSFEWEIFNFGGSMDSYKSAKLDTEKAEISRDNSIEDLKKEITSAYLEIETLYSLIETRKKSYETSNEIYEIDREKYANRLIDTVDYLQTESDLREAQVNYINVQMDYYQAYEEYLNLIK from the coding sequence ATGAAGAAAAAAATATTGGGCATGATGCTGATAATGTCATGCAGTTCTTTTGGTATGGAAGTTTCGTTGGAAAAAGCTGTGGATATGGCTTTTAAAAATAACCGTGACCTTAAAAACAGTAAAATAGAGACTGTACAGCAGGATCTTCTCTACAAGGAAACTGCCAAGGGTGCTCTTCCAACTGTGAGTATAGAGGGCGGTTATACAGATGACAGAGACGACAGCTACGACGACGGTTATTTTGAAAACGGGATAATACTGACACAGCCTATATATTCAGGAGGGGAGATTTATTACGGTATAGAGGGAGCCAAAAAAAGCAAAGAACTATACAATATCAATTATGAGAAGGAAAAGTGGGATACCAGGCTTGAAGTTGTGAAGCAATATATAACTATACTTCAGCTTCAAAAGACCCTAGAGGTATATGAAACCTCTAAGGTTGAAAAAGAAGAGGAGATTAAGAGACAGCAGGAGTTTTATAATCTCGGACTGATAGATAAAAGTGAGATATTAAAGGTGGAGTCCTCTTTATATGAGAGTAAAAGTGACATTATAGAAACCAAAAATGAAATTCAAAAAGAGAAGATTACACTGAAAAAATTGATGGGAATCTCACTTGAGGAAGATATTCTTTTGAAAGATATTGAGGTAGAGAAGATAGACCCTGAAAAAATAGAATTTGAAAATGATCTAAAAAATGCGGTAAAGGAAAGTCTAGAGTCAAAGAAGCTAAAACTAAATGCAGAGATAACAAAGCTTGAGGAAAAGGCAACTAAAAGTGAATTTTTACCTGAGGTGGATTTAGAGTATGCCTATGAGAGTTCGGATATGGCGAGTTTTTCTGATTCTGCAGATGTAAAAGACTGGAATTGGAGTATAGGGGTTAGTTTTGAGTGGGAGATATTCAATTTTGGAGGTTCTATGGACTCCTATAAAAGTGCAAAGCTAGACACAGAGAAGGCTGAAATATCAAGGGATAATAGTATAGAGGATCTAAAAAAAGAGATAACATCTGCATACCTTGAGATAGAGACTCTTTACAGCCTTATAGAAACAAGAAAAAAATCTTATGAAACATCAAATGAGATCTATGAAATAGACAGAGAGAAATATGCCAACAGGTTAATAGACACAGTAGATTATCTGCAGACAGAATCAGATCTCAGAGAGGCTCAAGTTAATTATATCAATGTACAGATGGACTATTATCAGGCTTATGAAGAATATCTAAATCTTATAAAGTAA
- a CDS encoding alkaline phosphatase: MKKKITGVLLYLFVSVLTYSAPKYVFMFIGDGMAASQRQMAEYYVQETTGDKDYSLLINRLPVAGINTTHSMDSLVTDSAAAGTALATGYKTDNGMISVLPDGKKLDSIVDVAEKSGMKTGLISTTRLTHATPAVFASNNMSRDNESDIAEDFLESNVDFFAGGGYRYFISQDKSGSKRKDDRDISKEFHKLGYNVFIGEDSSDEFMNLKASKDQKVFAAFTKSHMPYEVDRVNSGSKVPSLADMTEKGIEVLSKNRKGFFMMVEAGRIDHAAHANDAASVINDTLAFDKAVEKAYDFYQKHPKDTLILVVGDHETGGLGMGYGKNYFLNLKSLQDVKISVDDTLQKAYKGDREAYFKFIEEKMGLNNLTEKEKSLIEKSMDIEDSGVDVGKTYGGYTPTAIAVAHVMDMRANVMFTTFAHSATQIPLSAVGKKAESFQGFKDNTEIGRILMDIVD; the protein is encoded by the coding sequence ATGAAAAAGAAAATAACTGGAGTACTCTTGTATCTGTTTGTCTCAGTGCTGACTTACTCTGCACCAAAGTATGTATTTATGTTTATCGGCGATGGGATGGCTGCCTCTCAGAGACAGATGGCAGAATACTATGTACAGGAAACAACAGGGGACAAGGACTATAGCCTGCTTATAAACAGACTTCCAGTAGCTGGAATAAACACAACGCATTCTATGGACAGTCTGGTAACTGATTCGGCAGCAGCAGGGACGGCTCTTGCCACTGGATACAAGACTGACAATGGTATGATATCAGTTCTTCCAGACGGGAAAAAGCTTGATTCAATAGTTGATGTGGCAGAAAAGAGCGGTATGAAAACTGGACTTATATCAACTACGAGACTAACACACGCAACACCTGCGGTTTTTGCGTCAAACAACATGAGCAGGGACAACGAAAGTGATATTGCTGAGGATTTTCTTGAGAGCAATGTAGACTTCTTTGCAGGTGGAGGTTACAGATACTTTATTTCACAGGACAAAAGCGGATCTAAGAGAAAAGATGACCGAGATATTTCAAAAGAGTTCCACAAATTGGGATACAATGTCTTTATAGGGGAAGATTCAAGTGATGAATTTATGAATCTTAAAGCCAGTAAGGATCAAAAAGTTTTTGCTGCCTTCACAAAGTCTCATATGCCGTATGAAGTAGACAGGGTAAATTCTGGATCAAAGGTTCCTTCTCTTGCTGATATGACAGAAAAGGGAATAGAGGTATTGAGTAAAAACAGAAAAGGTTTCTTTATGATGGTAGAGGCAGGAAGAATAGATCATGCTGCCCATGCCAACGATGCAGCCTCAGTAATAAATGATACTCTTGCCTTTGATAAGGCTGTAGAAAAGGCATATGATTTCTATCAAAAACACCCTAAAGATACCCTTATACTTGTAGTGGGAGACCACGAAACAGGAGGTTTGGGAATGGGTTATGGTAAAAATTACTTCCTGAATCTAAAATCTCTACAGGATGTAAAAATATCTGTAGACGACACGCTTCAGAAGGCGTACAAAGGAGACAGAGAAGCTTACTTTAAATTTATCGAAGAGAAGATGGGACTTAACAACCTCACAGAAAAAGAGAAGAGTCTTATAGAGAAATCTATGGATATAGAAGATTCTGGAGTAGACGTAGGTAAAACATACGGTGGATACACTCCGACGGCTATAGCAGTGGCACATGTGATGGATATGAGAGCAAATGTTATGTTTACAACTTTTGCACACTCGGCTACTCAGATACCACTGTCTGCAGTAGGTAAAAAAGCAGAAAGTTTCCAAGGATTCAAGGACAATACTGAGATAGGAAGAATTTTGATGGATATAGTAGATTAG
- a CDS encoding chromate transporter: protein MIYFTLFFTFFKIGLFTFGGGLAMLPLIQQELLRRNWMTVPEFLDLVSIAQITPGAIGVNSATYVGNKLCGFWGGVIATAGVITPSIIIILILSAILIKLKGNVYKDAFFFGIKPITVGLIGYAGYTIARDTYFIKHKISITPILISILAFVILRKYKTNPVYVIFLSAMTGMIFL from the coding sequence ATGATATACTTCACTTTGTTTTTCACATTTTTCAAAATCGGTCTTTTTACCTTTGGAGGTGGACTGGCCATGCTGCCTCTTATCCAGCAGGAACTTTTGAGAAGAAACTGGATGACTGTACCGGAATTTTTAGACCTTGTATCAATAGCTCAGATAACTCCAGGTGCTATAGGGGTAAACTCCGCCACCTATGTAGGAAACAAACTATGTGGATTTTGGGGAGGAGTAATAGCCACTGCAGGGGTAATTACACCTTCTATAATTATAATCCTCATACTCTCTGCCATCCTTATAAAGCTAAAGGGGAATGTATATAAGGATGCATTCTTTTTTGGGATAAAACCCATCACTGTTGGGTTAATAGGTTACGCAGGTTACACCATTGCCAGAGACACATATTTTATCAAACATAAGATCAGCATCACCCCTATACTAATTTCAATATTAGCCTTTGTTATATTAAGAAAATATAAGACAAATCCAGTTTATGTTATTTTCCTTTCAGCTATGACCGGCATGATATTTTTATAG
- a CDS encoding S1-like domain-containing RNA-binding protein, giving the protein MIKIGKRQKMKVNNIVSIGAYMDAETDNPKENILLPNNEIENIEVEPGDYLDVFIYRDSEDRLIATLRKTYAVVGALSKLEVVDITEIGAFLDWGLNKDILLPRGQEEGKLKLGNKYLVGLYEDKKGRLSATMQIYKFLMPCSDYKANDSVSATVYRIQKDIGVFVAVDDRYFGLIPKSECYEEYEVGQELELRVIRVREDGKLDLSPRALLHQQMDKDAEKLIEKMKLYRNTFPLNDKSSPEKIEKMLGMSKKAFKRAMGSLLKNGLVTKTEDGFKIK; this is encoded by the coding sequence ATGATAAAAATAGGAAAAAGACAAAAGATGAAAGTAAATAACATTGTGAGTATCGGTGCTTATATGGACGCTGAGACAGACAATCCTAAAGAAAATATACTTTTACCTAATAATGAGATTGAAAATATAGAGGTGGAGCCTGGAGACTACCTAGATGTATTTATCTACCGTGATTCTGAGGACAGGCTCATAGCCACCCTCAGAAAAACCTATGCAGTTGTAGGAGCTCTTTCAAAATTAGAAGTTGTGGACATAACTGAAATAGGGGCTTTTCTTGACTGGGGTCTAAATAAAGATATCCTACTTCCTAGAGGTCAGGAAGAGGGAAAATTAAAATTAGGAAATAAATATCTCGTAGGTCTATATGAAGACAAAAAAGGAAGACTTTCTGCTACTATGCAGATTTATAAATTCCTCATGCCTTGCAGCGACTATAAGGCAAATGATTCTGTCTCGGCTACAGTCTACAGAATTCAAAAAGATATAGGGGTTTTTGTCGCTGTAGATGACAGATACTTCGGACTTATTCCAAAAAGTGAGTGCTATGAGGAATATGAAGTGGGACAGGAGTTAGAACTAAGGGTAATTAGAGTCAGAGAAGATGGTAAACTCGACCTTAGCCCTAGAGCACTTTTGCACCAGCAGATGGACAAAGATGCAGAAAAGCTTATTGAAAAAATGAAACTCTATAGGAACACCTTTCCGTTAAACGACAAGAGTTCTCCGGAAAAAATCGAAAAAATGCTGGGTATGAGTAAAAAGGCCTTTAAAAGAGCCATGGGAAGTCTTCTGAAAAACGGTTTAGTGACAAAAACAGAAGATGGTTTTAAAATCAAGTAA
- a CDS encoding efflux RND transporter periplasmic adaptor subunit, with translation MKKLILIITIVLLTACGKSKEAPVEKKEVLKSVKSMELKKTKVENIKNYNGELIPLNEVTHVTDTGGDVIKINYQNGDFVEKGKVVMVLEDTDTEAAYLESMGEYMKAKSDYETSKISYGKYKTLFDKKLISEDSFLTVKNQFIQSEGAKKIAESQYLKSKKDYEELTVKAKISGLVSDLSIKNYQKISANENLFTIVDNSKMEIGIGIAASDLENIKKGNTAKVYIDDIKEEVAGVIEKINPASDSDTKKYEATVLLENKDGKLVKGMYSKLEVSSGEVEGFFVPKESIMLKDMYNYIAVSREGQAIIYKVDLGISSDQYQEIVFDDYQPGDKVIIQGQYLLKNNDKIKEV, from the coding sequence ATGAAAAAGCTTATATTAATTATAACTATTGTCTTATTAACAGCTTGCGGTAAATCTAAAGAAGCACCAGTTGAAAAAAAAGAGGTCTTGAAAAGTGTAAAAAGTATGGAGCTAAAAAAAACTAAGGTCGAAAATATTAAGAACTATAACGGGGAACTTATTCCTCTAAATGAAGTAACTCATGTAACTGACACAGGAGGAGATGTAATAAAGATAAATTATCAAAATGGTGATTTTGTTGAAAAGGGAAAAGTCGTAATGGTTCTAGAAGATACAGATACCGAGGCTGCTTATTTAGAGTCTATGGGAGAGTATATGAAGGCCAAGTCAGATTATGAAACGAGTAAAATATCATATGGTAAATACAAGACACTTTTTGATAAAAAACTCATATCTGAAGACTCCTTTCTTACTGTGAAAAATCAGTTTATCCAGAGTGAAGGAGCTAAGAAGATAGCCGAGTCACAATATCTGAAATCAAAAAAAGATTATGAAGAGCTCACAGTGAAGGCAAAGATCTCAGGGCTGGTAAGTGATCTTAGTATAAAAAATTATCAGAAGATAAGTGCAAATGAAAATCTTTTCACAATTGTAGACAACAGCAAGATGGAGATAGGGATAGGTATAGCTGCTTCTGACCTTGAAAATATAAAAAAGGGCAACACAGCCAAGGTATATATAGATGATATAAAAGAAGAGGTGGCTGGAGTAATAGAAAAGATAAACCCTGCATCAGACAGCGACACAAAAAAATACGAGGCTACAGTTCTATTAGAAAATAAAGACGGAAAATTGGTCAAGGGGATGTATTCTAAGTTAGAAGTGAGCAGCGGAGAGGTAGAAGGATTCTTTGTGCCAAAAGAATCAATAATGCTAAAAGATATGTATAATTATATCGCAGTTTCGAGAGAAGGACAGGCAATTATCTATAAGGTTGACCTAGGAATATCCTCAGACCAATATCAGGAGATAGTTTTTGATGACTATCAGCCGGGAGACAAAGTAATAATCCAGGGACAGTACCTTCTGAAGAATAATGACAAAATAAAGGAGGTATAG
- a CDS encoding YibE/F family protein has product MKKKSALLLLLVSFIIMISYIGSLSMRRDNEIVGKVLRVDNSRLIKRGVGSVGEQKLTLKITGGEDKGETIEATNRLNGDREYDEFYSVGDRVVAGVLKENGKIIKARALTTYRFGYLIALFSVFAGSLILYSGTTGIKSLLSFFMTVFFICKYMIPRILDGQNPLLVAMLTLILLTCVIIFSIGGLNRRGVSAFAGAVTGLGTSVLLTYTFMRLLNLDGFTLPMAQGLLMSGNFTLNFREIYFVSIIIGASGAAMDIAMDIASSIEELRTANPEITRKELLKASFNIGNAVVGTMSTTLLLAYSGGNITLMMYTADRGLPLFAMLNGKIMAAEIARTLIGTISLIMVAPSTAILSIFIYEGKRAEKIENNFKVQADI; this is encoded by the coding sequence TTGAAGAAAAAATCAGCACTTTTGCTGTTACTGGTTTCATTTATAATAATGATATCCTATATAGGCAGTCTCTCAATGAGGAGAGACAACGAAATTGTTGGAAAAGTGCTGAGGGTTGATAATTCCAGGCTTATAAAAAGAGGGGTAGGAAGTGTAGGGGAGCAGAAACTGACCCTCAAAATAACAGGCGGAGAGGACAAAGGGGAAACTATAGAGGCGACCAACAGGCTAAATGGAGACAGGGAGTATGATGAATTTTACTCTGTAGGCGACAGGGTGGTGGCAGGAGTACTTAAGGAAAATGGGAAAATAATAAAGGCAAGGGCACTTACCACCTACAGGTTTGGATATCTGATAGCCCTTTTCTCAGTCTTTGCAGGTTCGCTTATTCTTTATTCTGGAACTACAGGTATAAAGTCGCTGTTATCATTTTTTATGACAGTTTTCTTTATCTGTAAATATATGATACCTAGAATTTTGGATGGTCAGAATCCTCTCTTGGTAGCAATGCTTACCTTGATTCTTCTCACCTGTGTGATAATATTTTCCATAGGGGGACTAAACCGACGTGGGGTCTCAGCTTTTGCAGGGGCAGTGACCGGTCTGGGGACTTCTGTCCTCCTTACATATACATTTATGAGACTTCTGAATTTGGACGGATTCACACTTCCAATGGCTCAGGGACTTCTTATGAGCGGGAATTTCACTCTTAATTTCAGAGAGATATATTTTGTGAGTATAATCATCGGGGCATCAGGGGCGGCTATGGATATAGCTATGGATATCGCCAGCAGTATAGAGGAACTGAGAACTGCCAATCCAGAGATAACCAGAAAAGAGCTGTTAAAGGCATCTTTCAATATAGGGAATGCAGTGGTAGGAACTATGTCTACCACCCTTCTCTTGGCCTATTCAGGGGGGAACATAACCCTTATGATGTATACTGCTGACAGGGGACTTCCTTTGTTTGCTATGCTCAATGGAAAAATAATGGCTGCCGAGATTGCAAGGACCCTTATAGGTACAATATCTCTCATAATGGTGGCTCCTTCTACGGCTATACTTTCTATATTTATCTATGAAGGGAAGAGAGCTGAAAAAATCGAAAACAACTTCAAAGTACAAGCTGATATTTAA